Proteins encoded by one window of Blautia luti:
- a CDS encoding sensor histidine kinase: MKLKTRIIVGFCMIILVPLILFSASLYGLSHTKFAHQTQNSSDVVYDISIGETSNSQTQVRLIAKDMLFTATVILVFTALSIGLWIYRSIATPLVKLKKATQNIKEGNLDFVLDVQGKDEFSELCRDFEEMRKRLKESAEEKVLLDKENKELISNISHDLKTPITAVKGYVEGIMDGVADTPEKMDRYVKTIYNKTNEMDHLINELTFYSKIDTNRIPYTFSKLNVEDYFSDCAEEVGLELETRGIELVYANYVESDVLVIADGEQIRRVIHNIISNAIKYMDKPKGIIQIRVKDVGDFIQVEIEDNGKGIAAKDLTCIFDRFYRTDVSRNSSKGGSGIGLSIVKKILDDHGGKVWATSRLGIGTIMYFVLRKYQEVPMK; encoded by the coding sequence ATGAAATTAAAAACAAGGATCATAGTAGGATTCTGTATGATCATACTTGTGCCGCTGATTTTATTTTCAGCCAGTTTATATGGATTGAGCCATACGAAATTTGCACATCAGACACAGAATTCTTCAGATGTGGTATATGATATTTCCATAGGGGAAACATCGAACAGTCAGACACAGGTAAGGCTGATAGCCAAGGATATGCTGTTTACGGCAACGGTCATTCTGGTATTTACGGCATTGTCCATCGGCCTGTGGATTTACAGAAGCATAGCGACACCCCTTGTGAAATTAAAGAAAGCCACACAGAATATTAAAGAGGGAAATCTGGATTTCGTTCTGGATGTCCAGGGGAAGGATGAGTTTTCCGAACTGTGCAGGGATTTCGAGGAAATGCGCAAGCGTCTGAAGGAATCCGCAGAGGAAAAAGTTCTTCTGGATAAAGAGAATAAAGAACTGATCAGCAATATTTCCCATGATCTGAAAACTCCTATCACTGCGGTGAAGGGATATGTAGAGGGAATCATGGATGGAGTGGCTGATACTCCGGAGAAAATGGACCGTTATGTAAAAACCATTTATAATAAAACCAATGAAATGGATCACCTGATCAACGAACTGACTTTTTATTCCAAGATTGACACTAACCGTATCCCTTATACCTTCAGTAAACTGAATGTAGAAGATTATTTCAGTGACTGTGCGGAGGAAGTGGGATTGGAGCTGGAAACCAGAGGAATTGAGCTGGTATATGCCAATTATGTAGAAAGTGATGTTCTGGTAATTGCAGACGGAGAGCAGATCCGCCGCGTGATCCACAATATCATCAGTAATGCTATCAAATATATGGACAAACCTAAGGGCATCATACAGATCAGGGTGAAGGATGTAGGAGATTTCATACAGGTAGAGATTGAAGACAATGGGAAGGGAATCGCAGCCAAGGATCTGACCTGTATTTTTGACCGGTTCTACAGGACGGATGTTTCCAGAAATTCATCTAAAGGCGGAAGTGGTATCGGGCTTTCCATCGTGAAGAAGATCCTGGATGACCACGGCGGCAAGGTATGGGCTACAAGCCGGCTTGGAATCGGCACAATTATGTATTTCGTTCTTAGAAAATATCAGGAGGTACCAATGAAATGA
- a CDS encoding response regulator transcription factor, which translates to MSRILIIEDEEAIADLEKDYLELSGFEVEICNRGDTGLTRALNEEFDLIILDLMLPEVDGFDICRQVRQEKNTPIIMVSAKKDDIDKIRGLGLGADDYMTKPFSPSELVARVKAHMERYNRLIGSNVQKNDIVEIRGIKIDKTARRVWVNGEETTFTSKEYDLLTFLAENPNRVFTKEELFREIWDMESVGDIATVTVHIKKIREKIEFNTAKPQYIETIWGVGYRFKV; encoded by the coding sequence ATGAGCAGAATATTGATCATAGAAGATGAAGAAGCGATCGCAGATCTGGAGAAAGATTATCTGGAACTTTCCGGATTTGAAGTAGAAATATGTAACAGAGGAGATACAGGACTTACCAGGGCACTGAACGAAGAATTTGACCTGATCATTCTGGATCTGATGCTTCCTGAGGTGGACGGTTTCGACATCTGTCGCCAGGTAAGACAGGAGAAAAATACTCCGATCATCATGGTTTCCGCGAAGAAAGATGATATCGATAAGATCCGCGGACTGGGACTGGGGGCAGATGATTACATGACGAAACCCTTCAGCCCAAGTGAACTGGTAGCAAGAGTAAAAGCGCACATGGAAAGATACAATCGCCTGATCGGTTCCAATGTACAGAAGAATGACATCGTAGAGATCCGTGGAATCAAAATTGATAAAACTGCAAGGCGCGTGTGGGTAAACGGTGAAGAAACTACGTTTACATCCAAAGAATATGACCTGCTTACTTTCCTGGCAGAGAATCCGAACAGAGTCTTTACGAAAGAAGAACTGTTCCGGGAAATCTGGGACATGGAATCAGTGGGAGATATTGCCACAGTTACTGTGCACATTAAGAAGATCAGGGAAAAGATTGAATTTAATACTGCCAAGCCTCAGTATATTGAAACTATCTGGGGTGTAGGATACAGATTTAAAGTCTGA
- a CDS encoding aminotransferase class I/II-fold pyridoxal phosphate-dependent enzyme produces the protein MERLYRKLENYGKSDYYPFHMPGHKRNPESSAAAFPFERDITEIYGFDNLHYAEGIIKEAQEHTAQIYGTKRCFFSVNGSTAALLAAVSAAVGKGGRILMARNCHKAVYHALYLRELEPVYIYPHEDSRLGINGGISPSRVERYLEEHQDVQAVLITSPTYDGVVSDVKNIAHAAHKFGIPLIVDEAHGAHFHFSKYFPTSAAELGADLVIQSFHKTLPSLTQTAVLHVCSDRVDLEKIKRFMGIYQTSSPSYILMASIDACMDKMEQDGSRMFGEFTERLENARRRLMKCEHIRLVRPEMLDSTSVYDYDRSKLLFATDGTSVNGKQLHDRLRNEFHIEMEMEAEKYVLGIAAVGDTEEGLNRLCDAIEQIDRQTEWVDKEGKEEKEGCSYAKMKQLLTIAQAMDAPQKRFPLEESIGKVSGEFAYLYPPGIPIIVPGEQVTGHFVRNVRRYMEQGLEVQGLSDSTSETICVAARNEGLQEIDSPVKE, from the coding sequence ATGGAAAGATTATACAGAAAACTGGAGAATTACGGCAAGTCGGATTACTATCCCTTTCATATGCCGGGGCACAAAAGAAATCCGGAATCTTCGGCAGCAGCATTTCCCTTCGAGAGGGATATTACAGAGATTTATGGATTTGATAATCTTCACTATGCAGAAGGAATCATAAAAGAAGCACAGGAACATACTGCACAGATATACGGAACGAAACGCTGCTTCTTCAGTGTGAATGGAAGCACTGCTGCACTTCTGGCAGCAGTAAGTGCTGCAGTGGGAAAGGGCGGCAGGATCCTTATGGCACGTAACTGTCATAAGGCGGTGTATCATGCATTGTATCTCAGAGAGTTAGAACCTGTTTATATTTATCCACACGAAGATTCCAGGCTGGGGATAAATGGAGGAATTTCACCTTCCCGTGTGGAAAGATATCTGGAGGAACATCAGGATGTACAGGCAGTACTGATCACGTCACCTACTTATGACGGTGTTGTTTCTGATGTGAAGAATATTGCACATGCAGCACATAAATTCGGAATTCCGCTGATCGTGGATGAGGCTCATGGCGCACATTTTCATTTTTCGAAATATTTTCCCACATCTGCTGCAGAGCTGGGAGCGGATTTGGTGATACAGAGTTTCCATAAAACACTTCCGTCTCTGACACAGACAGCAGTACTTCATGTATGCAGTGACAGGGTAGATCTGGAGAAAATAAAAAGGTTTATGGGAATTTATCAGACAAGCAGCCCATCTTATATTCTTATGGCAAGTATAGATGCATGTATGGATAAGATGGAGCAGGACGGCAGCAGGATGTTTGGGGAATTTACAGAGAGACTGGAGAATGCAAGGCGGAGACTGATGAAATGTGAACATATCCGTCTGGTGCGCCCGGAAATGCTGGACAGTACCAGTGTTTATGATTATGACAGATCCAAGCTGCTTTTTGCCACAGACGGCACATCTGTTAACGGAAAACAGCTCCACGACAGACTGAGGAATGAATTTCATATAGAGATGGAGATGGAGGCAGAGAAATATGTACTGGGCATTGCCGCTGTAGGAGACACAGAAGAAGGCCTGAACCGATTATGTGATGCCATTGAGCAGATTGACAGACAGACAGAATGGGTAGATAAAGAGGGTAAAGAAGAGAAGGAAGGCTGTTCATATGCCAAAATGAAACAGCTTCTGACTATAGCCCAGGCAATGGATGCTCCCCAGAAGCGTTTTCCGCTGGAAGAGAGTATCGGCAAGGTAAGCGGGGAATTTGCATACCTGTATCCGCCGGGAATTCCCATCATTGTACCGGGGGAACAGGTCACTGGACATTTCGTAAGAAATGTGAGAAGATACATGGAACAGGGACTGGAGGTGCAGGGATTAAGTGACAGCACCAGCGAGACTATCTGCGTGGCAGCACGCAATGAGGGATTGCAGGAAATAGACAGTCCGGTAAAGGAGTAA
- a CDS encoding guanylate kinase, giving the protein MGKIFYIMGKSASGKDRIYSLLAAHKELNLKTLVLYTTRPMRAGEVDGKNYYFTDDKKLKEFRRNGCLIEARAYHTVHGIWTYFTADDGQVDLGRSDYLGIGTLDSFVKMKKYYGEDAVCPVYIQVEDGERLSRALKREREQANPKYEEMCRRFIADQSDFSEENILRAGIWKRFQNIDLETCVQEIVNYVKSMQQ; this is encoded by the coding sequence ATGGGAAAGATTTTTTACATTATGGGAAAAAGTGCGTCAGGGAAGGACAGAATTTATTCGCTTCTGGCCGCACATAAAGAATTAAATCTGAAAACACTGGTTCTGTATACCACACGTCCCATGCGTGCAGGAGAAGTGGACGGTAAGAATTACTATTTCACAGATGATAAGAAACTGAAGGAATTCAGAAGAAATGGCTGTCTTATAGAGGCCAGGGCGTACCACACAGTACATGGAATCTGGACTTATTTTACAGCAGATGACGGTCAGGTAGATCTGGGAAGATCAGATTATCTGGGAATCGGTACGCTGGATTCCTTTGTGAAGATGAAGAAATACTACGGAGAGGATGCAGTCTGTCCTGTTTATATACAGGTAGAAGACGGGGAAAGACTTTCTCGTGCACTGAAAAGAGAACGGGAACAGGCGAATCCGAAGTATGAAGAGATGTGCAGAAGATTTATTGCTGACCAGTCCGATTTCTCTGAGGAAAATATCCTCAGAGCCGGCATCTGGAAAAGATTTCAGAACATAGATCTGGAAACCTGCGTACAAGAAATTGTAAATTATGTTAAATCTATGCAACAGTAG
- the holB gene encoding DNA polymerase III subunit delta', with product MMGFNNIIGHEEVIRHLKNAIETGKVSHSYIFTGEPGSGKKLLAGTFAATLQCEEQGTEPCQKCDSCKKAMGKNHPDIIMVNHEKPGTITIDEIRDQLIHDIDIRPYYSPYKIYIVADADLMTPQAQNALLKTIEEPPKYAVIILLTSNIGGLLPTIQSRCVRLDLKVVDDGLVKKYLMEHLHIPDYQAEIDASFAQGSIGRAEEAATSQEFAEMTQNALKILKYANTMEVYELSDSIKALSAEKQNINDYLDIFQFWFRDVLMFKATKEIDNLVFKQEINFIKEQASQRSYENLEKILDSIQKTKVRLNANVNFELALELLFLTIREK from the coding sequence ATGATGGGATTTAATAATATTATAGGACATGAAGAGGTGATCCGACATTTGAAGAATGCGATCGAAACAGGGAAAGTTTCACATTCTTATATTTTCACCGGTGAGCCGGGATCTGGCAAGAAGCTACTGGCAGGAACTTTTGCAGCAACCCTTCAATGCGAAGAACAGGGGACAGAACCCTGCCAGAAATGTGATTCCTGTAAAAAGGCAATGGGTAAGAATCACCCGGATATCATTATGGTGAATCATGAGAAACCAGGTACGATCACTATTGATGAGATTCGTGATCAGCTGATCCATGACATAGATATAAGGCCGTATTACAGCCCTTATAAAATATATATTGTAGCAGATGCAGACCTTATGACACCGCAGGCACAGAATGCTCTTCTGAAAACTATCGAAGAACCGCCGAAATATGCAGTGATCATCCTGCTGACCAGCAATATAGGAGGACTGCTGCCTACCATCCAGTCAAGATGTGTGCGTCTGGATCTGAAGGTAGTAGATGATGGTCTGGTGAAGAAATATCTGATGGAACATCTTCATATTCCGGATTATCAGGCAGAGATTGATGCTTCTTTCGCACAGGGAAGTATTGGCAGAGCCGAGGAAGCAGCTACATCCCAGGAATTTGCTGAGATGACACAGAATGCGCTGAAGATTCTCAAGTATGCTAACACAATGGAAGTATATGAACTGTCTGATTCGATCAAAGCTCTTTCCGCTGAGAAACAGAATATTAATGATTATCTGGATATTTTCCAGTTCTGGTTCAGGGATGTTCTGATGTTCAAGGCTACAAAAGAGATCGATAACCTGGTATTTAAACAGGAAATTAATTTTATCAAGGAACAGGCCAGTCAGCGTTCTTATGAGAACCTGGAGAAGATTCTGGATTCCATACAGAAGACCAAGGTGCGTTTGAATGCGAATGTTAATTTTGAACTTGCTCTGGAACTGCTGTTCCTGACAATCAGGGAGAAATAG
- a CDS encoding PSP1 domain-containing protein: protein MTKVVGVRFRNVGKIYYFSPKDYEVKAGDHVIVETARGIEYGKVVLAPREVGDESVVHPLKEVLRVATKEDNEREAQNRIREKDAFKICQKKIREHGLEMKLIDAEYTFDNNKVLFYFTADGRIDFRQLVKDLAAIFKTRIELRQIGVRDETKILGGIGICGRCLCCHTYLSEFAPVSIKMAKEQNLSLNQTKISGVCGRLMCCLKNEQETYEELNKKLPGIGDFVTTPDGLQGTVHSVNVLRQRVKVIVEINDEKEIQEFPVDELKFKPRKKKVKVSDKELKELGNLEDKKGDFKLND from the coding sequence ATGACGAAAGTAGTAGGCGTAAGATTTCGTAATGTGGGTAAGATTTATTATTTCAGCCCGAAAGATTACGAGGTAAAAGCAGGTGATCATGTAATCGTGGAAACAGCCCGTGGTATCGAATACGGGAAGGTTGTACTTGCACCCAGGGAAGTGGGAGATGAATCTGTGGTACATCCACTGAAAGAAGTACTCCGCGTTGCCACGAAAGAAGATAATGAGAGAGAAGCACAGAACCGTATCCGTGAGAAAGATGCGTTTAAAATTTGTCAGAAGAAGATCCGTGAGCATGGACTGGAAATGAAACTCATTGATGCGGAATATACTTTTGACAATAATAAAGTGCTGTTTTATTTTACGGCAGACGGACGTATTGATTTCAGACAGCTGGTGAAGGATCTGGCTGCAATATTCAAGACACGTATCGAGCTGCGTCAGATCGGCGTCCGTGACGAAACGAAGATCCTGGGAGGAATTGGTATCTGCGGCAGATGTCTCTGCTGTCATACCTATCTGTCAGAGTTTGCACCAGTTTCCATCAAGATGGCGAAGGAACAGAATCTGTCCCTGAACCAGACAAAGATTTCCGGCGTATGCGGAAGACTGATGTGCTGCCTGAAAAATGAACAGGAAACTTATGAAGAACTGAACAAGAAACTTCCAGGTATAGGTGATTTCGTTACAACACCGGACGGACTGCAGGGAACTGTACACAGTGTAAATGTTCTCCGCCAGAGAGTGAAAGTTATTGTAGAGATCAATGATGAAAAAGAGATCCAGGAATTCCCGGTAGATGAACTGAAATTCAAACCCCGTAAAAAGAAAGTCAAGGTTTCCGATAAAGAATTAAAAGAACTTGGAAATCTGGAAGATAAAAAGGGAGATTTCAAATTAAATGACTGA
- a CDS encoding tRNA1(Val) (adenine(37)-N6)-methyltransferase, with product MTEKLVRENERVDDLQNGYYVIQDPEKFCFGMDAVLLSGFTKVKKGENALDMGTGTGIIPILLKAKTMGKQFTGLEIQEECAQMAERSVRYNHLEEDVRIVQGDIKEAADIFGAASFDVVTSNPPYMIGLHGLRNPDLPKAIARHEVLCNLEDVVSQAARVLRDRGRFYMVHRPFRLAEIMNVLTKYKLEPKRMQLVYPYIDREPNMVLIEALKGGNSRITVEPPLIVYKEPGVYTENILKIYDMI from the coding sequence ATGACTGAGAAGCTGGTAAGGGAAAATGAACGTGTAGATGATCTGCAGAATGGATACTATGTGATACAGGATCCGGAGAAATTCTGCTTTGGGATGGATGCGGTTCTTCTTTCCGGCTTTACGAAGGTAAAAAAAGGAGAAAATGCGCTGGATATGGGTACAGGAACGGGGATCATCCCGATCCTTCTGAAAGCGAAGACTATGGGAAAACAATTCACAGGTCTGGAAATACAGGAAGAATGTGCACAGATGGCAGAGCGCAGTGTCCGGTATAATCATCTGGAAGAGGATGTAAGGATCGTACAGGGTGATATTAAAGAGGCTGCTGATATTTTTGGGGCAGCTTCTTTTGATGTAGTGACCAGTAATCCACCGTATATGATCGGGCTGCACGGGCTGCGAAACCCGGATTTACCGAAAGCGATCGCCAGACATGAAGTATTGTGCAATCTGGAAGATGTAGTCAGCCAGGCTGCCAGGGTGCTGAGGGACAGGGGGAGATTTTACATGGTTCACAGACCGTTTCGTCTGGCAGAGATTATGAATGTACTGACGAAATATAAGCTGGAGCCGAAAAGAATGCAGCTGGTCTATCCATACATAGACAGGGAACCTAATATGGTTCTCATAGAAGCACTGAAGGGCGGAAATTCACGAATTACAGTAGAACCGCCGCTGATCGTATATAAAGAGCCGGGAGTCTATACAGAGAATATACTGAAAATTTATGATATGATCTGA
- the rsmI gene encoding 16S rRNA (cytidine(1402)-2'-O)-methyltransferase — MCGKLYLCATPIGNLEDITLRVLRTLKEVDLIAAEDTRNSIKLLNHFDIKTPMTSYHEYNKIDKAYVLISKMQEGQNIALITDAGTPGISDPGEELAAMCYEAGIEVTSLPGPAACITALTLSGLPTRRFAFEAFLPADKKERKVILEELKNETRTIILYEAPHRLVRTLEELKEALGNRKMTLCRELTKKHETAFHTTIEDLITFYQTEKPLGECVLVIQGRSRQEMEEEQKASWEKVTIEEHMEIYENQGHSRKEAMKLVANDRGVTKRDIYQYLINK; from the coding sequence ATGTGCGGCAAATTATATCTGTGTGCAACACCCATAGGAAATCTGGAGGATATTACATTAAGAGTTCTCCGTACATTAAAAGAGGTGGATCTTATTGCAGCAGAGGACACCAGAAACAGTATCAAGCTTCTGAATCATTTTGACATAAAAACGCCCATGACGAGTTATCATGAATACAATAAGATCGATAAAGCGTATGTTCTGATCAGTAAAATGCAGGAAGGACAGAATATTGCCTTGATCACAGATGCAGGAACTCCGGGAATTTCAGATCCAGGAGAGGAACTGGCCGCCATGTGTTATGAAGCGGGAATAGAAGTTACTTCGCTTCCGGGACCTGCTGCCTGTATTACAGCTCTTACGTTGTCAGGACTTCCTACGAGACGTTTTGCATTCGAAGCATTTCTGCCGGCAGATAAAAAAGAGCGAAAGGTGATCCTGGAAGAACTGAAAAATGAAACCAGGACCATCATTCTTTATGAAGCACCACACAGGTTGGTCAGAACTCTGGAAGAGCTGAAAGAAGCTCTTGGAAACAGAAAAATGACCTTATGCAGAGAGCTGACGAAGAAGCATGAGACTGCTTTTCACACAACGATAGAAGACTTGATCACATTTTACCAGACAGAGAAGCCATTGGGAGAATGTGTTCTGGTGATCCAGGGGCGAAGCCGTCAGGAGATGGAAGAAGAGCAGAAGGCGTCCTGGGAAAAGGTAACCATTGAGGAACATATGGAAATCTATGAAAACCAGGGACACTCCCGAAAAGAGGCCATGAAACTGGTTGCCAACGACAGAGGTGTGACGAAGAGAGATATCTATCAGTATCTGATAAATAAATAA
- a CDS encoding DUF6783 domain-containing protein has protein sequence MCGRFCSDEGVVAGYDNRIRAKYTAKWGVQIAGMIFSNTLWP, from the coding sequence ATTTGTGGAAGATTTTGTTCGGATGAGGGCGTCGTAGCAGGCTACGACAACCGAATTCGGGCAAAATATACCGCAAAGTGGGGCGTGCAGATTGCAGGAATGATTTTTTCAAACACGCTCTGGCCCTGA
- the gyrB gene encoding DNA topoisomerase (ATP-hydrolyzing) subunit B, translated as MGGENTEYGADQIQILEGLEAVRKRPGMYIGSTSSRGLHHLVYEIVDNAVDEALAGFCTEIQVVINPDNSITVIDNGRGIPVGINHKAGIPAVEVVFTILHAGGKFGGGGYKVSGGLHGVGASVVNALSTWLEVTIYHEGKVYQQRYERGKTMYPLKVVGDCEEGKTGTTVVFLPDKEIFEETVYDYDILKQRLREMAFLTKGLKICLKDTREGMEREKVFHYEGGIREFVSYLNRSKEALYPEIIYCEGQQNGVSVEVAMQHNDSYTENCYGFVNNINTPEGGTHIMGFRNALTKTFNDYARKNKLLKDSEPNLSGDDIREGLTAIVSVKIENPQFEGQTKQKLGNSEARGAVDSVVSKQLEIFLEQNPTVAKATVEKSVLAQRAREAARKARDLTRRKSALDNMSLPGKLADCSDKNPENCEIYIVEGDSAGGSAKTARNRVTQAILPLRGKILNVEKARLDKIYSNAEIKAMITAFGTGIHEDFDISKLRYHKIIIMTDADVDGAHIATLLLTFLYRFMPELIKQGYVYLAQPPLYKIEKNKKVWYAYDDDELNQILTDIGRDGNNKIQRYKGLGEMDADQLWETTMDPEKRILLKVTMDEAATSEIDLTFTTLMGDKVEPRREFIEENARFVKNLDI; from the coding sequence ATGGGCGGAGAGAATACAGAATATGGCGCAGACCAGATCCAGATTCTGGAAGGTCTGGAAGCTGTACGTAAAAGACCGGGTATGTATATCGGAAGTACATCCAGCAGGGGTCTTCATCATCTGGTTTACGAGATCGTAGACAATGCGGTAGATGAAGCACTGGCTGGATTTTGTACGGAAATCCAGGTGGTCATTAACCCGGATAATTCAATAACAGTTATAGATAACGGACGTGGAATTCCGGTTGGTATCAATCATAAAGCAGGAATTCCGGCTGTAGAAGTAGTTTTTACAATTCTTCATGCCGGCGGTAAATTCGGCGGCGGAGGATACAAAGTATCCGGCGGTCTGCATGGTGTTGGTGCATCTGTTGTAAATGCGCTGTCAACCTGGCTTGAAGTAACTATTTATCATGAGGGAAAAGTATATCAGCAGAGATACGAACGTGGAAAGACCATGTATCCGCTGAAAGTAGTTGGAGACTGTGAAGAAGGTAAAACAGGAACCACAGTTGTATTCCTTCCGGATAAAGAGATATTCGAGGAAACAGTTTATGATTATGATATTTTGAAACAGCGTCTTCGTGAGATGGCATTTCTTACAAAAGGACTGAAAATCTGTCTGAAAGATACCCGTGAGGGAATGGAAAGGGAGAAAGTTTTCCATTATGAAGGCGGTATCCGTGAGTTCGTAAGTTATCTGAACAGAAGTAAAGAGGCTCTGTACCCGGAGATTATTTACTGTGAAGGGCAGCAGAACGGAGTATCTGTAGAGGTAGCCATGCAGCATAATGACTCCTATACAGAGAACTGTTATGGATTTGTTAATAACATTAATACTCCTGAAGGCGGAACCCACATTATGGGATTCCGTAATGCGCTTACAAAGACATTCAATGATTATGCAAGAAAGAATAAACTGCTGAAAGACAGTGAACCGAATTTAAGCGGTGATGATATCCGTGAAGGTCTGACTGCCATTGTCAGCGTAAAGATCGAGAATCCTCAGTTCGAGGGACAGACGAAACAGAAACTGGGAAACAGCGAAGCCAGAGGTGCTGTTGACAGTGTGGTAAGTAAACAGCTGGAGATTTTCCTGGAGCAGAATCCGACGGTTGCGAAAGCTACAGTAGAGAAATCTGTTCTGGCACAGAGAGCCAGAGAAGCAGCACGTAAAGCCAGAGATCTCACCAGAAGAAAGTCAGCACTGGACAATATGTCTCTTCCGGGCAAGCTGGCAGACTGTTCCGATAAGAATCCGGAGAACTGTGAGATTTATATCGTAGAGGGAGATTCCGCCGGCGGATCTGCGAAGACCGCCAGAAACCGTGTGACTCAGGCAATTCTTCCACTGAGAGGTAAGATCTTGAATGTAGAGAAAGCGCGTTTGGACAAAATTTATTCCAATGCAGAGATCAAGGCGATGATCACAGCCTTCGGAACAGGAATTCATGAGGATTTCGATATCAGTAAGCTTCGTTACCATAAGATCATCATTATGACCGATGCCGATGTAGATGGTGCCCATATTGCTACCCTTCTTCTGACATTCTTATATCGTTTTATGCCGGAGCTGATCAAACAAGGCTATGTATATCTGGCACAGCCACCTCTTTATAAGATCGAGAAAAATAAAAAAGTATGGTATGCATACGATGATGATGAACTGAATCAGATCCTGACAGACATTGGACGTGACGGAAATAATAAGATCCAGCGTTACAAAGGTCTGGGAGAAATGGATGCAGACCAGCTCTGGGAAACAACCATGGATCCTGAAAAGAGAATTCTTCTTAAGGTTACTATGGATGAAGCGGCAACTTCTGAGATCGATCTGACCTTTACTACGCTGATGGGCGATAAGGTAGAGCCAAGACGTGAATTTATTGAAGAGAATGCAAGATTTGTAAAGAATCTGGATATCTGA